Proteins found in one Triticum aestivum cultivar Chinese Spring chromosome 4D, IWGSC CS RefSeq v2.1, whole genome shotgun sequence genomic segment:
- the LOC123099815 gene encoding uncharacterized protein, protein MANFSKKFQGDVFGRMWPAARAYRPQVFNYHMNKILAEAPDVHEYLSRYHSLKWMRCMFDPSIKCDYINNNLAESFNGWIKDYKDLPPDELADTLRELVMKLHEKRRKIGMKLKGKIIPAIIQQIHNRTRGLKHLKVGKSGVASCEVRDTSKYNLRHVVKTDQSECTCLEWQHTGKPCEHALAFLLDRRNPRWEDYVHDYFSLEKFRAAYAGEIEPLTDRSQWPHVQFPFDMEAPLDKKRGVGRPRKNRYKSFLEGGDGGPKKKKEPKQLGSKNRCKRCHILGHRQSTCPLNGPKPRKRKKRAPRYPADDDASAPEPELTSQQPEVVTPNRHMITMPQSLQGSPNPVTRSMLASALADEATHAAPQLDVAVTPTRHMITMPQSLQGSPNPVTRRMLAMALADEALQKPTPTMEDTMIAYDMASSSKARKLTPKRRKY, encoded by the exons ATGGCTAACTTCTCTAAAAAGTTCCAAGGAGATGTGTTTGGCAGAATGTGGCCAGCTGCTAGGGCATATAGGCCACAAGTTTTTAACTACCACATGAATAAAATCCTAGCAGAAGCACCTGATGTGCATGAATATCTCTCAAGGTACCACAGCTTAAAATGGATGAGATGCATGTTTGACCCCTCCATTAAATGTGATTACATCAACAATAACCTTGCCGAGTCTTTTAATGGTTGGATTAAAGATTACAAAGATTTGCCACCTGATGAGCTAGCTGACACTCTTAGAGAGCTAGTCATGAAACTTCATGAGAAAAGGAGAAAGATTGGGATGAAACTGAAAGGAAAAATTATTCCAGCCATCATCCAACAGATTCATAATAGGACAAGGGGACTTAAACATTTGAAAGTTGGGAAATCTGGAGTTGCAAGTTGTGAGGTGAGGGACACAAGTAAATACAACTTGCGACATGTTGTGAAAACTGACCAAAGCGAGTGCACGTGCTTGGAGTGGCAGCACACAGGGAAGCCTTGTGAGCATGCACTTGCTTTCTTGCTAGATAGAAGGAACCCCAGATGGGAGGATTATGTGCATGACTATTTCTCTCTGGAGAAGTTTCGGGCAGCATATGCTGGAGAGATTGAGCCATTGACAGATAGGTCTCAATGGCCACATGTACAATTTCCATTTGACATGGAGGCTCCATTAGACAAGAAAAGAGGTGTTGGAAGGCCTAGAAAGAACAGGTACAAGAGCTTCCTCGAAGGTGGAGATGGTGGTCCTAAAAAGAAGAAAGAGCCAAAACAGCTAGGCAGCAAGAATAGATGCAAAAGATGCCACATTTTAGGCCATAGGCAGTCCACGTGTCCGTTGAATGGACCAAAGCCAAG gaaaagaaagaagagaGCACCAAGATATCCAGCTGATGATGATGCCTCGGCACCGGAACCTGAATTGACATCCCAACAACCTGAAGTTGTCACTCCCAATAGGCACATGATCACTATGCCACAAAGTCTTCAAGGCAGTCCCAATCCAGTGACAAGAAG CATGTTGGCTTCGGCGTTGGCTGACGAGGCAACACATGCAGCACCACAACTTGATGTGGCCGTCACTCCAACAAGGCACATGATCACTATGCCACAGAGTCTCCAAGGAAGTCCCAATCCAGTGACAAGAAGGATGTTGGCCATGGCATTGGCTGATGAGGCGTTGCAGAAACCTACCCCTACCATGGAGGACACCATGATAGCATACGACATGGCCTCAAGCTCAAAAGCTAGAAAGTTGACCCCGAAGAGAAGGAAGTACTag